Proteins from a single region of Fusobacterium gonidiaformans ATCC 25563:
- a CDS encoding thiazole synthase, with the protein MDQLELQGRIFNSRLLTGTGKFRDKKLIEPMLESSESEIITMALRRVNFQNPQENILNYIPKKITLLPNTSGARNAEEAIKIAMIAREAGCGDFIKIEVINDMKYLLPNNEETIKATKFLAKEGFIVLPYMYPDIYAAKALEDAGAAAVMPLGAPIGSNKGLLSKSFLEILNENKRVPLIVDAGIGTPSQAAEAMEMGVDAVLVNTAIATAEDPVMMGKAFSMAVKAGRMAYLAKLATTSKYAQASSPLTDFLFRGDKE; encoded by the coding sequence ATGGATCAATTAGAATTACAAGGCAGAATTTTTAATAGTCGTTTACTGACAGGAACAGGTAAATTTCGAGATAAAAAACTCATTGAGCCTATGTTGGAAAGCAGCGAATCTGAAATCATTACAATGGCACTACGAAGGGTTAATTTTCAAAATCCTCAAGAAAATATTTTAAACTATATTCCTAAAAAAATTACTCTACTTCCTAATACTTCCGGAGCAAGAAATGCAGAAGAAGCCATTAAGATTGCTATGATAGCGAGGGAAGCCGGATGTGGAGACTTTATTAAAATTGAAGTCATCAATGATATGAAATACTTATTGCCAAATAATGAAGAAACAATCAAAGCGACTAAATTTTTAGCAAAAGAAGGTTTTATTGTTCTTCCTTATATGTATCCGGATATTTATGCAGCAAAAGCTTTAGAGGATGCAGGGGCTGCCGCTGTGATGCCTTTAGGAGCTCCTATCGGCTCAAACAAAGGACTTCTTAGCAAATCTTTTTTAGAAATTTTAAATGAAAACAAGAGAGTTCCTCTGATTGTTGACGCAGGAATTGGAACTCCTTCTCAAGCTGCAGAAGCTATGGAAATGGGCGTAGATGCTGTTCTGGTGAATACTGCTATCGCAACTGCGGAAGATCCTGTCATGATGGGAAAAGCTTTTTCTATGGCTGTCAAAGCAGGAAGAATGGCATATCTTGCAAAATTAGCTACGACTTCGAAATACGCTCAAGCTTCTTCTCCTTTAACAGATTTCCTATTTCGAGGTGACAAAGAATGA
- the thiF gene encoding sulfur carrier protein ThiS adenylyltransferase ThiF: MKVGIAGCGGIGSNVAYHLIRSGIINFKFGDFDIVEISNLNRQFFFHSQIGKAKALCLKENLLQINPKAIIEAEIIHFEKENIQNFFYDCDIIIEAFDKKECKTMLLEEISTTGKPIIAASGIADYDIENLQIKKLSSNLYVVGDFMKGIENYPTYSHKVNMVAAMMAKVVLDLGGYFEKKN, translated from the coding sequence ATGAAGGTAGGAATTGCCGGCTGTGGTGGAATTGGTTCTAATGTTGCCTATCACTTAATTCGAAGCGGTATTATAAATTTTAAGTTTGGAGATTTTGATATTGTAGAAATCTCCAACTTGAATCGTCAATTCTTTTTTCATTCTCAAATTGGAAAAGCCAAGGCTCTCTGCCTAAAGGAAAATCTACTACAAATCAATCCAAAAGCCATAATCGAAGCAGAGATCATCCATTTTGAAAAAGAAAATATTCAAAACTTCTTCTACGATTGTGATATTATCATAGAAGCCTTTGATAAAAAAGAATGCAAGACTATGTTACTCGAAGAAATATCAACAACGGGAAAACCAATTATCGCTGCCTCCGGCATTGCCGATTACGATATTGAGAATTTACAAATAAAAAAACTCTCTTCCAATCTATATGTTGTAGGAGATTTTATGAAAGGAATTGAAAACTATCCTACCTATTCTCATAAAGTAAATATGGTTGCCGCCATGATGGCGAAAGTTGTCTTAGATTTAGGAGGTTATTTTGAGAAAAAGAATTGA
- the thiS gene encoding sulfur carrier protein ThiS, whose translation MQVTINGLDREIPENMNILTLVEKLSAENNISLIGAIVLIDEELIPKATWEKTFPKASSKIEVLSFVSGG comes from the coding sequence ATGCAAGTAACAATCAATGGTCTTGACAGAGAAATTCCAGAAAATATGAATATTCTAACATTAGTCGAGAAACTAAGTGCAGAAAATAATATTTCTTTAATAGGAGCGATTGTACTCATAGATGAGGAGTTAATTCCAAAAGCAACTTGGGAAAAAACTTTTCCAAAGGCTTCTTCTAAAATTGAAGTATTATCTTTTGTATCAGGTGGATAA
- the thiE gene encoding thiamine phosphate synthase produces MRKRIEIPKGIYGITGDNFSNGKSNLDCVKEMIEGGIRILQYRDKTKSMLEKYQEAKEIAKLCKEKGVIFIINDHVDLALLVNADGVHIGQDDYPVEEVRALLGNDKIIGLSTHSPEQGFKAFQNENVDYIGVGPIFPTTTKDTKAVGLEYLDFAVQNLHLPFVAIGGIQEENLEKILARKVEHFCMVSGIVGAKNIRETVQNLWKQWEENQ; encoded by the coding sequence TTGAGAAAAAGAATTGAAATTCCCAAAGGAATTTATGGAATTACAGGAGATAATTTTTCAAATGGAAAATCCAATTTAGACTGTGTAAAAGAAATGATCGAGGGAGGTATTCGTATCCTTCAGTATCGTGATAAAACAAAATCTATGTTAGAAAAATATCAAGAAGCAAAAGAGATTGCTAAACTATGCAAGGAAAAAGGAGTTATTTTTATTATCAATGATCATGTTGACTTAGCTCTTTTAGTGAATGCTGATGGAGTACACATCGGACAAGATGACTATCCTGTGGAAGAAGTGAGAGCTTTATTAGGAAATGATAAAATTATAGGTCTTTCTACACATTCTCCGGAACAAGGCTTCAAAGCTTTTCAAAATGAAAATGTAGATTATATCGGAGTAGGTCCCATTTTTCCTACCACAACCAAAGATACCAAAGCCGTAGGACTAGAATACTTAGATTTTGCCGTTCAAAACTTACATCTACCCTTTGTTGCCATTGGTGGTATACAAGAAGAGAACTTAGAAAAAATCCTTGCACGAAAAGTAGAACATTTCTGTATGGTGAGTGGAATTGTTGGAGCGAAAAATATTCGTGAAACGGTACAAAACCTTTGGAAACAATGGGAGGAAAATCAATGA
- a CDS encoding DUF523 domain-containing protein → MSKEKILISACLLGIPCRYDGKDNKIEKLSSLQEYYDFVPVCPEQLGGLSTPRCPCEIQGNKVISKEGKDCSEEFQKGAEESLKLIKKWKIQKAILKAKSPSCGYGFIYDGSFTRKLIKGNGYTANLLEKEGVSIFCETELDKIFKEVYNKLTIK, encoded by the coding sequence ATGTCCAAAGAAAAAATTCTCATCAGTGCTTGTTTACTAGGAATTCCATGTCGCTATGATGGAAAAGATAATAAAATAGAAAAACTTTCTTCTCTTCAAGAATATTATGATTTTGTTCCTGTCTGTCCGGAACAATTAGGAGGGCTCTCTACACCTCGTTGTCCTTGTGAAATTCAGGGAAATAAAGTTATTTCAAAAGAAGGAAAAGATTGCAGTGAAGAATTTCAAAAAGGGGCAGAGGAAAGTCTAAAACTCATTAAAAAATGGAAAATCCAAAAAGCAATTTTAAAAGCAAAAAGTCCTTCCTGTGGTTATGGTTTTATCTATGATGGTAGTTTTACAAGAAAACTTATCAAAGGAAATGGGTATACAGCAAATTTATTAGAAAAAGAGGGCGTTTCTATTTTTTGTGAAACAGAACTTGACAAGATTTTTAAAGAGGTATACAATAAATTGACAATTAAATAG
- the thiH gene encoding 2-iminoacetate synthase ThiH, with the protein MSFYDEKKKWNSFDFSSYFSRVTEEDVLQSIEKEKLSEYDLLNLLSPTATKYLEKMAQKAHNLKLQHFGNVICLYIPIYVSNYCSNGCTYCGFSMKNKIHRRHMTLKEIEEEAKEIAKTKIEHIILLTGEVKELSTLQYIKEGVSILKKYFASVSVEVMPLETEEYATLKKVGLDGMTIYQETYNEEVYDKVHLYGKKKDYLFRLGTPERAAEAGLRTVGIGALFGLSNIREEAFFAGLHLQYLIHHYPNTTFGISLPRINPAEGGFQPDHPLDDIQFVQFLTAYRIFQPKADLSVSTREIPEFRDHLLALGVTRISAGSKTDVGGYTNQDASTAQFEISDSRSVEETVAAVEKQGFQVIYKDWENLV; encoded by the coding sequence ATGAGCTTTTATGATGAAAAAAAGAAATGGAATTCTTTCGACTTCTCTTCCTACTTTAGCCGAGTAACGGAAGAAGATGTTCTACAAAGTATTGAAAAAGAAAAACTTTCTGAATATGACTTGCTAAATTTATTATCTCCTACTGCAACAAAATATTTAGAAAAAATGGCTCAAAAAGCCCATAATTTAAAACTGCAACACTTTGGAAATGTTATTTGTCTATACATTCCTATCTATGTTTCCAACTATTGTAGTAACGGCTGTACTTACTGTGGTTTCTCTATGAAAAATAAGATTCATAGAAGGCACATGACCTTAAAAGAAATCGAAGAAGAAGCAAAAGAAATTGCAAAAACAAAGATTGAACATATTATTTTATTAACAGGAGAGGTAAAAGAGTTATCTACTCTTCAATATATTAAAGAAGGAGTCTCTATCTTAAAAAAATATTTTGCTTCTGTCTCTGTGGAAGTTATGCCTCTAGAAACAGAAGAATATGCAACATTGAAAAAAGTAGGTTTGGATGGAATGACAATATATCAAGAAACCTATAACGAAGAAGTTTACGATAAAGTTCATCTCTATGGAAAGAAAAAAGATTACCTATTTCGTTTAGGAACTCCCGAACGTGCTGCAGAAGCTGGTCTTAGGACAGTAGGAATTGGAGCTTTATTTGGTTTAAGTAACATTCGAGAAGAAGCCTTTTTTGCAGGCCTTCATCTTCAATATTTAATTCATCATTATCCTAATACTACCTTTGGAATTTCTCTTCCTCGTATCAATCCGGCAGAAGGAGGATTTCAACCGGATCATCCTTTAGATGATATTCAGTTTGTTCAATTTTTAACAGCCTATCGAATTTTTCAACCAAAAGCAGATTTAAGTGTCTCCACCCGTGAAATTCCTGAGTTTCGAGACCATCTACTTGCTTTAGGAGTCACTCGAATTTCTGCCGGTTCAAAAACGGATGTAGGAGGATACACAAATCAAGATGCTTCAACAGCTCAATTTGAAATCAGTGACAGCCGTTCCGTAGAAGAAACGGTAGCCGCTGTTGAAAAACAAGGATTTCAAGTGATCTATAAAGACTGGGAGAATTTAGTATGA